In Microplitis mediator isolate UGA2020A chromosome 2, iyMicMedi2.1, whole genome shotgun sequence, a single window of DNA contains:
- the LOC130663473 gene encoding DNA-directed RNA polymerases I, II, and III subunit RPABC1, translating to MDDEAETYKLWRIRKTIMQLCHDRGYLVTQDELDQTQEQFKDQFGDKPSEKRPARSDLIVLVAHNDDPTDQLFVFFPDEPKIGIKTIKTYCQRMQEEKIHRAIIVVQQGMTPSAKQSLVDMAPKYILEQFLESELLINITEHELVPEHIVLTPDEKDELLTRYKLKENQLMRIQAGDPVARYFGLKRGQVVKIIRPSETAGRYISYRLVC from the exons atGGATGACGAAGCCGAAACATATAAATTGTGGCGAATCAGAAAGACAATTATGCAGCTGTGTCACGACCGGGGTTATCTGGTAACTCAGGATGAACTCGATCAGACACAGGAGCAGTTTAAGGATCAGTTTGGTGACAAACCGAGTGAAAAACGGCCTGCGAGAAGTGACTTGATTGTTTTGGTAGCCCACAATGACGACCCTACTGACCAGTTGTTTGTTTTCTTTCCCGACGAACCGAAAATCGGTATCAAAACCATCAAGACTTACTGCCAGCGTATGCAGGAAGAAAAGATCCACAg GGCAATTATTGTAGTACAGCAGGGAATGACACCTTCAGCGAAGCAGTCGTTAGTCGACATGGCTCCAAAATATATCTTGGAACAATTCCTCGAATCAGAACTTCTCATCAATATCACTGAGCATGAGTTGGTGCCTGAACACATTGTGCTGACTCCAGATGAAAAAGATGAATTGCTGACTCGTTACAAGTTGAAAGAAAATCAACTGATGAGAATCCAAGCTGGTGATCCTGTTGCCAGATACTTTGGTCTGAAAAGAGGACaagtagtaaaaattattcgtCCCTCTGAAACCGCTGGTCGTTATATTTCATACCGACttgtttgttaa